A portion of the Melanotaenia boesemani isolate fMelBoe1 chromosome 2, fMelBoe1.pri, whole genome shotgun sequence genome contains these proteins:
- the LOC121654730 gene encoding THAP domain-containing protein 6-like, translating to MPGSCAAWGCKNRHTVQTRLRGITFHKFPKEAKLRKQWEIALRRKGFSASEYSLLCSEHFKPEDFDRTGQTVRLRDGTKPSVFSLPTHLQKKVTTRTTQTSRKAEESLSVESLLQSQESKQNQDTLSHVDHNYALPASLAGLKARLDDVLARVESLEREKRNLKDRERRAKNAVRCLLLDLKSNKNILNGKTKK from the exons ATGCCAGGATCTTGTGCAGCTTGGGGCTGTAAAAACCGTCACACTGTTCAAACCAGACTGCGGGGAATTACATTTCACAA GTTTCCCAAGGAGGCAAAGTTGAGGAAGCAGTGGGAAATCGCTTTAAGAAGAAAAGGTTTCTCTGCCAGTGAATACTCTCTGCTCTGCAGTGAGCACTTCAAGCCAGAAGACTTTGATAGGACGGGTCAGACAGTCAGGCTGAGAGATGGAACTAAGCCATCTGTCTTCAGTCTTCCAACTCATCTTCAAAAA AAAGTGACAACCAGGACAACACAAACCTCAAGGAAGGCTGAGGAGAGTCTGTCAGTGGAGAGCTTGCTGCAATCCCAAGAAAGTAAACAGAACCAAGATACTTTATCTCATGTT GACCATAACTATGCACTGCCTGCCTCTCTGGCTGGATTAAAGGCCAGACTGGACGACGTTCTGGCTCGAGTGGAGAGTCTGGAGCGAGAAAAGAGAAACTTAAAGGACAGAGAGCGGAGGGCAAAGAATGCAGTTCGCTGTCTTCTACTGGATCTAAAGAGTAACAAAAACATCCTAAATGGAAAGacaaaaaagtag